Proteins encoded together in one Onychomys torridus chromosome 1, mOncTor1.1, whole genome shotgun sequence window:
- the LOC118595352 gene encoding mas-related G-protein coupled receptor member B5-like, with product MGPSTPAWITDNITMNGSYYTESLHCVTMYKIINILNVIIAMLGLAGNAIVLWLLGFCMDRNAFSVYVLNLAGADFLFLCFWTVYSLEQIFLLFNVNSFYVPFYLTNLSLTAYLAGLCMIATISVERCLSVLWPIWYHCQRPRHMSSVLCALLWTFSLLLSLLLGFRCSSLLSGLGYSFCKTATFTTATAVFITVLSVVPCGFNLFLLVRIFCGSQRIPVTRLYVTIALTVLVFLLFGLPFGIYCMLFISNTKLPRVSSCNSIQITVFLSCVNSCANPIIYFFASAESHAGHS from the coding sequence ATGGGTCCATCCACCCCAGCCTGGATCACTGACAACATAACAATGAATGGAAGTTACTACACTGAAAGCTTACACtgtgtcaccatgtacaaaatcATCAATATTCTTAATGTCATCATTGCCATGCTTGGGCTGGCAGGAAATGCCATAGTGTTATGGCTTCTGGGCTTCTGCATGGACAGGAATGCCTTCTCAGTCTATGTCCTCAACCTTGCTGGGGctgacttcctcttcctctgcttttggACTGTGTATTCCCTGGAAcaaatttttcttctcttcaatGTCAACTCCTTCTATGTTCCATTCTATCTCACCAATTTATCACTCACTGCCTACCTTGCAGGTTTATGTATGATTGCAACCATCAGTGTTGAGCGATGCCTGTCTGTTTTGTGGCCCATCTGGTACCACTGCCAGAGACCAAGACACATGTCATCTGTCCTGTGTGCCCTGCTCTGGACCTTCTCTCTACTTTTAAGCCTCCTGTTAGGGTTTAGGTGCAGTTCACTGCTTAGCGGTTTGGGATATTCTTTCTGTAAAACTGCTACTTTTACCACTGCTACTGCTGTATTTATAACAGTACTATCTGTAGTTCCTTGTGGATTCAACCTGTTTCTGTTGGTCAGGATCTTCTGTGGCTCACAGAGGATTCCTGTAACCAGGTTGTATGTGACCATTGCACTCACAGTGCTGGTCTTCTTACTCTTTGGTCTGCCCTTTGGTATCTATTGTATGCTTTTCATTTCAAATACAAAGTTGCCTAGAGTTTCCTCTTGCAATAGTATTCAAATTACAGTTTTTCTGTCCTGTGTCAACAGCTGTGCCAACCCCATCATTTACTTCTTTGCTTCTGCAGAGAGCCATGCAGGACACTCCtga